The following are encoded together in the Falsiruegeria litorea R37 genome:
- a CDS encoding phosphoenolpyruvate carboxykinase → MTSGRVNPQFRLEDQGIEGLGNVYYNFMEPALIEAALKRDEGTLGNGGAFLVTTGKFTGRSPKDKHVVKTESVKDTIWWDNNAAMSPEGFDALYADMLEHMKGKDYFVQDLVGGSDPAYSINVRMVTELAWHNLFIRHLLRRPSREDLDEFVSDFTVINCPSFKADPAKHNCNSETVIALNFDKKVILIGGTEYAGENKKSVFTLLNYMLPEKGVMPMHCSANHAIGNPVDAAVFFGLSGTGKTTLSADPSRTLIGDDEHGWSDRGTFNFEGGCYAKTINLSAEAEPEIYATTTKFGTVIENMIFDEETKELDFDDDSLTANMRCAYPLEYISNASASAMGGHPKNIIMLTCDAFGVLPPIARLTPAQAMYHFLSGFTSKVAGTERGVTEPQPTFSTCFGAPFMPRRPEVYGNLLREKIAQHGATCWLVNTGWTGGAHGVGSRMPIRATRALLTAALDGSLAEAEFRKDANFGFDVPVAVPGVAEVLLDPRRTWDDQEAFDKQAAKLVQMFADNFEQYIPYIDEDVKAVAIG, encoded by the coding sequence ATGACATCTGGACGGGTTAACCCGCAATTCCGCCTCGAAGATCAGGGCATCGAGGGTCTGGGCAATGTCTATTACAACTTCATGGAACCGGCGCTGATCGAAGCAGCCCTCAAGCGCGACGAAGGTACGCTGGGCAATGGCGGCGCGTTTCTGGTCACCACCGGCAAATTCACTGGCCGCTCGCCCAAGGACAAGCACGTCGTCAAGACCGAGAGCGTCAAGGACACCATCTGGTGGGACAACAACGCCGCCATGAGCCCCGAAGGGTTCGATGCGCTTTATGCCGACATGCTCGAGCACATGAAGGGCAAGGACTACTTTGTGCAGGATCTGGTTGGCGGATCTGACCCGGCCTATTCGATCAACGTACGCATGGTAACCGAGCTGGCGTGGCACAACCTGTTCATTCGTCACCTGCTGCGCCGTCCATCGCGTGAGGATCTGGACGAATTCGTTTCGGATTTCACCGTAATCAACTGCCCCAGCTTCAAAGCGGACCCGGCCAAGCACAACTGCAACTCGGAAACCGTGATCGCGCTGAACTTTGACAAAAAGGTCATCCTGATCGGCGGCACCGAGTATGCGGGTGAAAACAAAAAGTCGGTCTTTACCCTGCTGAATTACATGCTGCCCGAAAAAGGCGTCATGCCAATGCACTGCTCGGCCAACCACGCCATCGGCAACCCGGTCGACGCGGCCGTGTTCTTTGGCCTGTCGGGCACCGGCAAAACCACCCTGTCGGCAGACCCCTCGCGCACTCTGATCGGTGACGACGAGCACGGTTGGTCGGACCGCGGCACCTTCAATTTCGAAGGCGGCTGTTATGCCAAGACCATCAACCTGAGCGCCGAGGCCGAGCCCGAGATCTATGCGACCACGACCAAGTTTGGCACCGTGATCGAAAACATGATCTTTGACGAAGAGACCAAGGAACTGGACTTCGACGATGACAGCCTGACCGCAAACATGCGCTGCGCTTACCCGCTCGAGTACATCTCGAACGCGTCCGCCTCGGCCATGGGTGGTCACCCCAAGAACATCATCATGCTGACCTGTGATGCATTTGGCGTTCTGCCTCCGATCGCGCGCCTGACACCCGCGCAGGCGATGTATCACTTCCTGTCGGGCTTCACCTCCAAGGTGGCCGGCACCGAACGTGGCGTGACCGAGCCGCAGCCGACCTTCTCGACCTGCTTTGGCGCTCCCTTCATGCCGCGTCGGCCTGAGGTTTATGGCAACCTGCTGCGCGAAAAGATCGCCCAGCACGGTGCAACCTGCTGGTTGGTCAACACCGGCTGGACCGGCGGTGCCCACGGCGTGGGTTCGCGCATGCCAATCCGTGCGACCCGCGCGCTGCTGACTGCAGCTCTGGACGGATCGCTGGCCGAGGCTGAATTCCGCAAGGACGCAAACTTTGGCTTTGATGTACCGGTTGCCGTGCCTGGCGTGGCCGAGGTTCTGCTGGATCCCCGCCGCACCTGGGACGATCAGGAAGCATTTGACAAACAAGCCGCGAAACTGGTGCAGATGTTCGCTGACAACTTTGAGCAGTACATCCCGTACATCGACGAGGACGTCAAAGCCGTTGCAATCGGCTGA
- the recO gene encoding DNA repair protein RecO: MDWRDHGILLTVRRHGETAAIIDVFTEGHGRHAGVVRGGTSRKVAPILQPGAQLDLLWRARLEDHLGSYQVEPLRSRAAVALSGRLPLSGLNAVTSLLAFALPEREPHSDLYRRSEQLLDLLGQDEIWPLAYLQWEMALLDELGFGMDLSACAVTGSDQDLAYVSPKSGRAVSRAGAGQWVDRLLDLPPVMLGQGGASDGEVARALRTTGYFLEHRLAPALGSRPLPEARGRFVDAFTRRL; the protein is encoded by the coding sequence TTGGACTGGCGCGATCATGGAATTTTGCTGACGGTCAGGCGCCACGGGGAAACCGCGGCGATCATCGACGTGTTCACCGAAGGGCACGGCCGTCATGCGGGTGTTGTTCGTGGGGGCACCAGTCGCAAGGTTGCCCCGATCCTGCAGCCCGGTGCGCAACTGGACCTGCTGTGGCGCGCGCGGCTTGAGGATCACCTGGGCAGCTATCAGGTCGAGCCCCTGCGCAGCCGGGCGGCTGTGGCGCTGTCGGGGCGGTTGCCGCTGTCGGGGCTGAATGCGGTGACAAGCCTGCTGGCATTTGCCTTGCCCGAACGGGAGCCGCATTCGGACCTATACCGACGGTCAGAACAGCTTTTGGACTTGTTGGGGCAGGACGAGATCTGGCCGCTGGCGTATTTGCAGTGGGAAATGGCCCTGCTGGATGAGCTGGGATTTGGAATGGATCTGTCTGCCTGTGCGGTAACCGGCTCGGATCAGGATCTGGCTTACGTTTCGCCCAAATCGGGGCGCGCCGTCTCGCGTGCGGGGGCAGGGCAATGGGTCGACCGGTTGCTGGACCTGCCTCCGGTGATGCTGGGCCAGGGAGGCGCCTCGGATGGCGAGGTGGCTCGAGCTTTGCGCACCACCGGGTATTTTCTGGAACATCGATTGGCGCCTGCCTTGGGATCTCGGCCCCTGCCGGAAGCGCGTGGTCGGTTCGTTGACGCCTTCACTCGGCGGCTGTGA
- a CDS encoding acyl-CoA dehydrogenase family protein — MAHDGQDMTTMTNPVILPDLLTLTGAAIAPVDAVFDAARASVRDMVSTDGKISGALIEANQTAAHGLAWLATYQNSLQQMQRWAEALQADGNFGEMEQLLHQIAFGEYLHQIAGGIPMNQTEVVRLQDMGLGWDALSGFQCAEVQSLMSSANSQAARSRLVELMEEQAGATMFGASGLDEELEMIRDQFRRYAQEKVEPEAHEWHLKDELIPLEIINELAEMGVFGLTIPEEFGGFGLSKASMCVVSEELSRGYIGVGSLGTRSEIAAELIMAGGTDEQKANWLPKIASAEILPTAVFTEPNTGSDLGSLRTRAVKNADGDYEVTGNKTWITHAARTHVMTLLARTDPNTTDHRGLSMFLAEKTPGTDENPFPTPGMTGGEIEVLGYRGMKEYELGFDGFKVKGENLLGGEEGKGFKQLMQTFESARIQTAARAIGVAQCALDIAMQYAQDRKQFGKSLINFPRVSGKLAMMAVEIMVARQLTYFSAWEKDHDRRCDLEAGMAKLLGARVAWAAADNGLQIHGGNGFALEYKISRVLCDARILNIFEGAAEIQAQVIARRLLG; from the coding sequence ATGGCCCATGACGGACAGGATATGACGACGATGACGAACCCCGTGATTTTGCCCGACCTTCTGACATTGACCGGCGCGGCGATTGCCCCGGTCGACGCCGTGTTCGACGCCGCCCGTGCTTCGGTCCGCGACATGGTGAGCACCGATGGCAAGATCTCGGGCGCATTGATCGAGGCCAACCAGACTGCCGCACATGGCCTGGCGTGGCTGGCAACCTATCAGAACTCGCTGCAACAAATGCAGCGTTGGGCAGAAGCGCTGCAAGCCGACGGCAACTTTGGCGAGATGGAGCAGTTGCTGCACCAAATCGCGTTCGGTGAGTACCTCCACCAGATCGCAGGTGGCATCCCGATGAACCAGACCGAGGTCGTGCGCCTGCAGGACATGGGGCTGGGTTGGGACGCGCTGTCGGGTTTCCAATGCGCTGAAGTGCAGTCACTGATGTCCTCTGCCAACAGCCAGGCCGCCCGTTCGCGCCTGGTTGAGCTGATGGAAGAGCAAGCAGGCGCGACCATGTTCGGGGCATCCGGCCTGGACGAAGAGCTAGAGATGATCCGCGATCAGTTCCGTCGTTACGCGCAAGAAAAAGTCGAGCCCGAAGCGCACGAATGGCACCTCAAGGATGAGCTGATCCCGCTCGAGATCATCAATGAATTGGCGGAAATGGGCGTCTTTGGCCTGACCATCCCCGAAGAGTTCGGCGGCTTTGGCTTGTCCAAGGCCTCCATGTGCGTCGTATCGGAAGAGCTGTCGCGCGGCTACATCGGCGTGGGTTCTCTGGGCACGCGTTCGGAAATTGCGGCCGAGCTGATCATGGCAGGCGGCACCGACGAGCAGAAAGCCAACTGGCTACCCAAGATCGCCAGCGCGGAAATCCTGCCCACGGCTGTCTTCACCGAACCCAACACCGGCTCGGACCTGGGCTCCTTGCGCACCCGTGCAGTCAAGAATGCTGATGGCGACTACGAGGTCACCGGCAACAAGACCTGGATCACCCACGCGGCCCGTACCCACGTGATGACCCTGCTGGCACGCACCGATCCCAACACCACCGACCACCGCGGTCTGTCAATGTTCCTGGCGGAAAAGACACCCGGAACGGACGAGAACCCCTTCCCTACCCCCGGCATGACCGGCGGCGAGATCGAGGTGCTGGGTTATCGCGGCATGAAAGAATACGAACTGGGATTCGACGGCTTCAAAGTGAAGGGTGAGAACCTGCTGGGCGGCGAAGAGGGCAAAGGCTTCAAACAGCTGATGCAAACGTTCGAGTCGGCTCGCATTCAGACTGCCGCCCGCGCAATCGGCGTGGCACAATGTGCGCTGGATATCGCGATGCAATATGCACAGGATCGCAAACAGTTCGGCAAGTCGCTGATCAACTTCCCCCGTGTGTCGGGCAAACTGGCGATGATGGCGGTCGAGATCATGGTAGCGCGTCAGTTGACCTATTTCTCGGCCTGGGAAAAAGACCACGACCGTCGCTGCGACCTTGAGGCGGGGATGGCGAAGCTCTTGGGCGCGCGCGTGGCCTGGGCTGCGGCGGACAATGGCCTGCAGATTCACGGCGGCAACGGCTTTGCGCTCGAATACAAGATCTCTCGCGTTTTGTGTGACGCGCGTATCCTTAACATCTTTGAAGGCGCCGCAGAAATCCAGGCGCAGGTCATCGCCCGCCGTTTGCTGGGCTAA
- a CDS encoding META domain-containing protein codes for MRTLLILPFLALLQCSSDETIAAYGAAGLSWELQSIDADRFSVPVTLTFPETGRIAGQAPCNAYRAALDAPYPWFELKAFGADTAECPHLVEEGTYFAALLSMTQSEVSGNTLILRNDAGNEMVFTAAE; via the coding sequence ATGCGAACCTTGCTCATTTTGCCCTTTCTTGCCCTGTTGCAGTGCAGCTCAGACGAGACCATCGCCGCCTATGGTGCTGCGGGGCTGAGCTGGGAATTGCAAAGCATCGACGCAGATCGCTTCTCTGTTCCCGTCACTCTGACGTTCCCCGAAACTGGCCGAATAGCGGGGCAAGCACCGTGCAACGCCTATCGCGCGGCCCTTGATGCACCCTACCCCTGGTTCGAACTCAAAGCATTCGGCGCCGATACCGCTGAATGCCCCCACCTAGTCGAAGAAGGCACCTATTTCGCCGCCCTTCTATCGATGACTCAATCCGAAGTCTCTGGGAATACCCTGATCCTGCGCAATGATGCGGGCAATGAAATGGTGTTCACAGCCGCCGAGTGA
- a CDS encoding response regulator transcription factor, translated as MSKIALVDDDRNILTSVSMTLEAEGFEVETYNDGQAALDAFNKKLPDMAVLDIKMPRMDGMDLLQRLRQKTQMPVIFLTSKDDEIDEVLGLRMGADDYVKKPFSQRLLVERIRALLRRQETVAGDAAGTTTGETKVMERGHLRMDPLRHAVSWKGKDVSLTVTEFLLLQALAQRPGFVKSRDQLMDVAYDDQVYVDDRTIDSHIKRLRKKMRSADEDFAAIETLYGIGYRYNEE; from the coding sequence ATGTCAAAAATTGCTTTGGTGGACGACGACAGGAATATCCTGACGTCGGTTTCCATGACTCTCGAAGCCGAAGGATTCGAAGTCGAAACATATAATGACGGCCAAGCCGCGCTTGATGCATTTAACAAGAAGCTGCCGGATATGGCTGTGCTGGATATCAAGATGCCGCGCATGGATGGCATGGATCTGTTGCAGCGTCTGCGTCAGAAAACCCAGATGCCGGTTATCTTTCTGACGTCCAAGGACGATGAGATTGATGAAGTTCTCGGACTGCGGATGGGGGCGGACGATTACGTCAAGAAGCCGTTCTCGCAGCGTCTGTTGGTGGAACGCATCCGGGCGTTGTTGCGGCGTCAGGAAACGGTGGCGGGCGATGCCGCCGGAACCACCACGGGCGAGACCAAGGTTATGGAACGCGGACACCTTCGGATGGATCCGCTGCGCCACGCCGTGAGCTGGAAGGGCAAGGATGTCTCGCTGACTGTGACCGAATTCCTGCTGCTGCAGGCGTTGGCGCAGCGTCCCGGCTTTGTCAAAAGCCGCGATCAGCTGATGGATGTCGCCTATGACGATCAGGTCTATGTTGACGATCGGACCATCGACAGCCACATCAAACGCCTGCGCAAGAAGATGCGCAGCGCGGATGAGGATTTCGCGGCGATTGAGACGCTGTACGGGATCGGCTACAGATATAACGAAGAGTAA
- the era gene encoding GTPase Era: MTTRAGFVALIGEPNAGKSTLLNRMVGAKVSIVTHKVQTTRARIRGVAMEGDSQLVFVDTPGLFQPRRRLDRAMVAAAWGGAADADVIVLMVEAHRGITEGVERILEGLEEIGQGRTVALAINKIDKVQSEVLLGLTQDLNERYAFAETFMISAERGYGVDDLRGWLAGKLPESPWLYPEDQIADLPVRMIAAEMTREKLTLRLHQELPYQLTVETENWEERKDGSAKIDQVIYVVRDGHKGIVLGKRGETIKAVSQAARAELEEFLDRKIHLFLQVKVRPNWLDEAERYSEMGLDFKDGNA; the protein is encoded by the coding sequence ATGACCACACGTGCCGGATTTGTCGCTCTGATCGGTGAACCCAACGCGGGTAAGTCCACGTTGCTCAACCGCATGGTCGGCGCAAAAGTGTCGATCGTGACCCACAAGGTGCAGACCACCCGCGCCCGCATTCGCGGCGTCGCGATGGAAGGTGACAGCCAGTTGGTGTTTGTCGACACACCCGGCCTGTTCCAACCACGGCGCAGGCTGGACCGTGCCATGGTCGCAGCCGCCTGGGGTGGGGCGGCGGACGCCGATGTCATCGTTCTGATGGTCGAGGCGCATCGCGGCATCACCGAAGGTGTGGAGCGTATCCTGGAGGGGCTGGAGGAGATCGGGCAAGGCCGCACGGTGGCACTGGCGATCAACAAGATCGACAAGGTGCAGTCCGAGGTCCTGCTGGGCCTGACCCAGGATTTGAACGAGCGGTACGCATTCGCGGAAACCTTCATGATTTCGGCTGAGCGCGGCTATGGTGTCGACGACCTGCGCGGCTGGCTGGCGGGCAAGCTGCCGGAAAGCCCGTGGCTCTATCCCGAAGATCAGATCGCGGATCTGCCAGTGCGCATGATCGCGGCCGAGATGACGCGCGAAAAGCTGACCCTGCGCCTGCATCAGGAACTGCCGTATCAGTTGACGGTCGAGACCGAAAACTGGGAAGAGCGCAAAGACGGCTCGGCCAAGATCGATCAGGTGATCTATGTGGTCCGCGACGGGCACAAGGGGATCGTTCTGGGCAAGCGCGGCGAGACCATCAAGGCGGTGAGCCAGGCGGCACGGGCCGAGTTGGAAGAGTTTCTGGACCGCAAGATTCACCTCTTCCTGCAGGTCAAGGTGCGGCCCAATTGGCTGGACGAAGCCGAGCGCTATTCCGAGATGGGTCTTGATTTCAAAGACGGAAACGCATGA
- the rnc gene encoding ribonuclease III, with amino-acid sequence MKLSAELKEFQERIGHEFARPELLVRALTHGSISSPTRGDNQRLEFLGDRVLGLVMATALLDHDKKATEGQLAPRFNALVRKEACADVARQIDLGVVLKLGRSEMMSGGRRKQALLGDAMEAVIAAVYKDGGFDAAQAMILRLWGNRVTTVEADARDAKTSLQEWAQARGQKPPVYEQVSRSGPDHAPVFTIVARLQDGTEAKATAGAKRQAEQAAAKALLEALTKA; translated from the coding sequence GTGAAACTTTCAGCCGAATTGAAAGAGTTCCAAGAGCGGATCGGGCATGAGTTTGCCCGGCCCGAGCTGCTGGTGCGCGCGCTGACCCACGGCTCGATCTCGTCGCCGACGCGGGGCGACAACCAGCGGTTGGAGTTCCTGGGCGACCGGGTGCTGGGGCTGGTGATGGCAACTGCTCTGCTGGATCACGACAAGAAGGCGACCGAGGGCCAACTGGCGCCGCGCTTCAATGCCTTGGTGCGCAAAGAGGCCTGCGCCGATGTCGCGCGTCAGATTGATCTGGGCGTGGTGCTGAAACTTGGTCGGTCCGAGATGATGTCGGGTGGTCGCCGCAAGCAGGCCCTGCTGGGCGATGCGATGGAGGCGGTGATCGCTGCCGTTTACAAGGACGGAGGCTTTGACGCGGCGCAGGCGATGATCCTGCGGTTGTGGGGCAACCGCGTGACGACCGTTGAGGCGGACGCGCGCGACGCCAAGACCTCGCTTCAGGAATGGGCGCAGGCCCGAGGCCAGAAACCGCCCGTGTACGAGCAGGTGTCGCGGTCAGGCCCGGATCACGCACCGGTCTTTACCATCGTGGCACGCCTACAGGACGGGACCGAGGCCAAGGCCACCGCAGGGGCCAAGCGGCAGGCGGAACAGGCTGCGGCCAAGGCGCTGCTTGAGGCGTTAACCAAGGCGTAA
- a CDS encoding sulfite exporter TauE/SafE family protein: MTTLFSILSPFEWALAFGVLFIAGLIKGMVGFAMPMISIAGLSMVLPPDWALAGLIIPTLVTNGMQALGQGARAAVTSVKRFRVFLIVGLIFLLISSQLVTRVDADTFLLMIAIPVALFAVMQLLGLRFSLSAPSPRIEAATGAVAGFVGGMAGVWGPPTVAYLTALNTPKADQMRVQGVIYGLGAVALVGAHLASGILRGETVIFSLALVVPGVLGMWAGGQLQDRIDQAAFRRITLIVLLVAALNLLRRALMG; this comes from the coding sequence ATGACGACTCTGTTTTCGATCCTCAGCCCCTTTGAATGGGCTTTGGCCTTTGGTGTCTTGTTCATTGCTGGACTGATCAAAGGCATGGTGGGTTTTGCCATGCCAATGATCTCAATTGCCGGGCTGAGCATGGTGCTGCCCCCTGATTGGGCCTTGGCGGGGCTGATCATTCCGACACTTGTGACCAATGGGATGCAGGCCTTGGGGCAGGGCGCACGCGCGGCGGTGACATCGGTCAAACGGTTCCGCGTGTTTCTGATCGTTGGATTGATTTTTTTGCTGATCAGTTCGCAACTGGTGACACGGGTGGATGCGGACACCTTTCTGTTGATGATCGCCATTCCGGTTGCGCTTTTTGCGGTGATGCAGCTTTTGGGCCTGCGCTTTTCGCTGTCAGCCCCTTCGCCGCGGATCGAAGCCGCGACCGGGGCGGTCGCAGGGTTCGTGGGCGGCATGGCGGGCGTCTGGGGGCCGCCTACGGTGGCTTATCTGACGGCACTCAATACGCCCAAGGCAGATCAGATGCGAGTGCAGGGGGTGATCTACGGGCTGGGAGCCGTGGCGCTGGTTGGTGCGCATCTCGCATCTGGCATCCTGCGCGGCGAGACGGTGATCTTCTCGCTTGCTTTGGTCGTGCCTGGGGTTCTTGGGATGTGGGCAGGGGGGCAGCTGCAGGATCGGATCGATCAAGCTGCATTCCGCCGCATCACCCTGATTGTGCTGCTGGTAGCGGCGCTGAACTTGCTACGCCGCGCGCTGATGGGTTAA
- a CDS encoding DUF1491 family protein codes for MTRLTAEFWVQAYLARLRFQEIPAFVVAHGDDTAGAVLVKLNTLDGQAVAYQREYNLMTGERAWSELASGAEMDVDAAIARQRGFDPDLWVIEVEDRQGRHLLRDEGLE; via the coding sequence ATGACCCGGCTGACGGCCGAGTTTTGGGTTCAGGCCTATCTGGCGCGGCTCAGGTTTCAGGAAATTCCTGCCTTTGTCGTGGCCCATGGCGATGACACCGCCGGTGCCGTTCTGGTCAAACTGAACACGCTGGACGGGCAGGCGGTGGCGTATCAGCGGGAATACAATCTGATGACGGGCGAACGGGCGTGGTCCGAGTTGGCATCAGGTGCCGAGATGGATGTAGACGCCGCCATTGCGCGCCAACGCGGGTTTGACCCGGATCTATGGGTGATCGAGGTCGAAGACCGCCAGGGACGGCATCTGCTGCGAGATGAGGGGCTGGAGTAG
- a CDS encoding trimethylamine methyltransferase family protein: protein MTSRDKHRARRSGRKERHAQRAAPPKVNPCPPGQIGGQYKPLSDGDLVAIFETALRLLANLGMGETPDKLAHALIKAGAVQAGDRLLLPETLVRSAVATAPSKFTLHGRDPGRSIEVGGQHVHFGTGGAAVQTLDLNNGQYRPSTLQDLCDFTRLQDRLTNISWFTRCCIATDVEDTFQLDVNTAYSLIRHTTKPVATAFTLAEHVSPIVDMLDIAAGDPGAFAQRPFLKAHISPVISPMRYAEDAVDVTFACLKHNIPVSCITAAQAGATAPATLAGFLAQSLAETLASLVMVQVIKPGHPMVFSNWPLVIDLRTGAFAGGGGEIAVLNAASAQLSNWLGLPSGVAASMTDAKALDAQYGVEKAMTSLAAALAGGNLIYESSGMTASLLGASFEAFVLDNEMHAHTYRALRGVEVTPENLGFDAICEAILGEGHFLGGAHTLSAMERDYFYPQIADRDTPKTWEDKGAPDAWSVARKTAQTILAEHHPNYLTPEQDREITARLPIL, encoded by the coding sequence GTGACATCGCGAGACAAACACCGTGCCCGGAGATCTGGACGCAAGGAACGCCACGCACAACGTGCAGCTCCACCCAAAGTAAATCCCTGCCCCCCGGGACAGATCGGTGGGCAATACAAGCCTTTGTCCGATGGCGATCTAGTCGCGATCTTCGAAACAGCGCTTCGCTTGTTGGCCAACCTCGGAATGGGAGAAACTCCAGACAAGCTCGCACATGCCTTGATCAAGGCCGGGGCAGTCCAAGCCGGAGATCGCTTGCTGCTGCCTGAAACCTTGGTGCGCAGCGCAGTTGCCACGGCCCCGAGCAAGTTCACGCTGCATGGTCGCGATCCCGGTCGCAGCATCGAGGTCGGCGGACAACATGTGCATTTCGGAACCGGAGGAGCCGCAGTTCAGACCTTGGACCTCAACAACGGTCAATACCGCCCGTCTACACTGCAGGATTTGTGTGATTTCACCCGCCTCCAGGATCGGTTGACCAACATCAGCTGGTTCACGCGCTGCTGCATCGCCACAGACGTCGAGGATACGTTCCAGCTGGATGTGAACACCGCATATTCCCTGATTAGACACACAACCAAACCCGTTGCCACCGCATTCACCCTTGCGGAACACGTCAGCCCCATCGTCGACATGCTCGACATCGCTGCTGGCGATCCAGGGGCCTTTGCACAACGCCCCTTTCTAAAGGCGCACATTTCACCGGTGATCTCTCCGATGCGCTATGCTGAAGACGCCGTTGACGTCACCTTTGCCTGCCTCAAACACAACATCCCTGTTTCTTGCATCACCGCTGCCCAAGCCGGAGCCACCGCCCCCGCCACCCTCGCTGGTTTCCTGGCACAGTCGCTGGCAGAAACACTCGCCAGCCTTGTCATGGTTCAGGTTATCAAGCCCGGCCATCCCATGGTGTTCTCTAACTGGCCACTGGTCATCGACCTGCGCACCGGGGCCTTTGCAGGCGGCGGCGGAGAGATCGCCGTCCTCAACGCGGCTTCGGCTCAATTGTCCAACTGGCTGGGCCTGCCCTCGGGCGTCGCGGCTTCGATGACCGACGCCAAAGCCTTGGACGCGCAATACGGGGTTGAAAAAGCCATGACCTCTCTCGCGGCGGCCTTGGCCGGAGGCAACCTGATTTACGAAAGTTCGGGTATGACCGCCTCGCTTCTGGGAGCCAGCTTCGAGGCCTTTGTGTTGGACAACGAAATGCACGCGCACACTTACCGAGCGCTACGCGGCGTCGAAGTGACGCCCGAGAACCTGGGCTTTGATGCAATATGCGAAGCCATATTGGGCGAGGGCCATTTCCTGGGCGGAGCACACACGCTTTCAGCCATGGAAAGGGATTACTTCTACCCCCAGATCGCTGATCGCGACACGCCGAAGACCTGGGAAGACAAAGGCGCCCCCGATGCCTGGTCGGTGGCTCGAAAGACGGCGCAAACCATCTTGGCGGAACACCACCCCAACTATCTGACGCCAGAGCAAGACCGCGAAATCACGGCCCGCTTGCCGATCCTCTGA